Part of the Capsicum annuum cultivar UCD-10X-F1 unplaced genomic scaffold, UCD10Xv1.1 ctg80813, whole genome shotgun sequence genome is shown below.
GACACTATTTGACAAAAAGGCATTCTTGAAAAAGgtttttttcaagaattgaagaattCATTCATAATTTTCAAGAATCTTGGAGTTGTAATGGATTCTCAAGAATCACAAGGGGGTCATCACCAGAACCAAAATCAACACCCCCATCACCAACAACAACACCCCCATCATCTTCATTCTTATGGTGGACATCCCATGATGATGACGcgtccacaacaacaacaacaacatcaacatcaccAACTGCAACAGCAGCAACATCACCAGCAGCAACAAGCGAACTCGTACGTTGTACCCAACAATGTTCTTCcaacacacaacaacaacaattcagCAATGATGCAACAGCTCCAGCATcaacagcagcagcagcaacagAATTCTGGGTTTCCCTTTAATTCTGCCCCGGTGGCGCAGGGGCAACAAGCAAATCTTGATTACTCAGATGCGGCGTCATCACCTAGGGCTAATACTAGTGGATTTAACATTGAGCCGGCTAGGAAGAAAAGGGGTAGACCAAGAAAGTATTCACCTGATGGTAACATTGCTTTGGGGCTATCACCTACTCCTGTTACCCCCATTTCATCCGTGGTGCCACCTGCGGATTCCGGAAGTGGCGGCGGCGGCGGCGGCGGTGGTGATACAGAGGGTCCTTCTTCGGAGAACCCATCAAAGAAGGCCCGTGGAAGGCCTCCTGGTTCTGGAAAGAAGCAGCTAGATGctttaggtatatatatatatatatatatatatatgtatatacatattacCTTTTGTATTTGAATTGTATACTAGTTTGATAACAGTGGTATACTTGTATTAGTTTGAAAGGAAAAAAACTGTCTTGTTGGGTTTCTTGAACTTTCTTGCTACAATTCAGTACTTGGAGGAGTAAGTGATTCTTGGGAATCTTGATGTTTGACAGGTGCAGCTGGAGTTGGCTTTACACCCCACGTGATCACAGTGAATGTTGGGGAggtaaattttgttttttttttaatgttcttTTTGGTAAAAGATAGTCTTTTTCTAGTAATGTTATGTTGTTTTACAAAACATGCTCATTAATCCACTGAATGTGCTCGAAAGTGTCTATCCACTTAGTGTATGTATGTTTTAGACCGTGTTTCTGGATTTTGGACTTTAGCTTAAAATTTCTTTGGGGGAGAAATTGAAATCTTGATTTATGGAAAGGAATGTCGCATTTCTGTCTCCTTTATTTTTCGTTTTGTCTCTTTGATGTAGAAGTATTGCGCGGAATTTATGGAAAGGAATGTCGTATTTTTGTCTCCTTTATTTTTCGTTTTGTCTCTTTGATATGGAAGTATTTGTGCTGAATTTATGGAAAGGAATGTCGCATTTCTGTCTCCTTTATTTTTCGTTTTGTCTCTTTGATGTGGAAGTATATGTGCTGAATTTATGGAAAGGAATGTCGCATTTTTgtctcctttattttttctttttgtccgTCTCTTTGGCGGGTATATATTGATCGATTGACACGTGTTTTGAGATTCAAATAATCAACCATCTTTTGGAGTTTGTAACAACATAGGGATTGTATTTAATTATGTAACTTTTGCATGATTTGAAGTCGTTCTGTCTTTCTGGCGGGTGCATGTTGATCGATTGACACGTGTTTTGAGATTCAAACAATCTACTATCTTTTGGAGTTAGTAACAACATAGGGATTgtatttaattatgtaattattgctatgat
Proteins encoded:
- the LOC124895242 gene encoding AT-hook motif nuclear-localized protein 13-like (The sequence of the model RefSeq protein was modified relative to this genomic sequence to represent the inferred CDS: added 564 bases not found in genome assembly), which gives rise to MDSQESQGGHHQNQNQHPHHQQQHPHHLHSYGGHPMMMTRPQQQQQHQHHQLQQQQHHQQQQANSYVVPNNVLPTHNNNNSAMMQQLQHQQQQQQQNSGFPFNSAPVAQGQQANLDYSDAASSPRANTSGFNIEPARKKRGRPRKYSPDGNIALGLSPTPVTPISSVVPPADSGSGGGGGGGGDTEGPSSENPSKKARGRPPGSGKKQLDALGAAGVGFTPHVITVNVGEDIASKIMAFSQQGPRTVCILSANGAICNVTLRQPAMGGGTVTYEGRFEIISLTGSFLRSESNGSSGPSGLSVSLAGADGRVLGGGVAGMLMAATPVQVIVGSFLAEGKKPKSKAPSSTPPPSNMLNFGAPAATGESPPSQGDASSNSSDENGNSPSPFHHEQGPYGNAGQPMHGMSMYANMGWPKSL